A window of the Diorhabda carinulata isolate Delta chromosome 1, icDioCari1.1, whole genome shotgun sequence genome harbors these coding sequences:
- the LOC130891653 gene encoding uncharacterized protein LOC130891653 codes for MEQSSNVKELCKKNIKSLLNVDNGVSASRAPKSINCIQAEQRFKFDVLKDRKCKTVSIKDEKFRNNCEKGLHSKKDSFPGKENLEPAVSRTQHKKSLHLVLPTSKLDAPKPIHQLNEHKFVKHVPRGEVQSISILKKDVSPIQPNPYAPIKTLVSGYITKVAISRRSFKRSIASLDVGEDYSEEFLDDMMNNSKTQEKRIVLPDNFLQTFNTKPLYRQYVVNWMLNAQQVLFLDDNEFYLAVNLLDQVLSRISVPKNMYQLVSLACLLISNKFIGADTLDMAILIKISSNMYIEQQLRNMEQKILKLLDFHIHTVEPSFYINAYLKTILNVGPTSNVYISVYFILDCAVHVNEYSSIPCSIVAIACIIIALQCFHTDLSERAKNYFEENISPEEYHLCRNIKKPIISQLRSLKEDQLSLTIFNKYKHYKWIVGGEDLINQKKT; via the exons ATGGAACAATCAAGTAACGTGAAGGAACtgtgtaaaaaaaatatcaaatcttTGTTGAATGTAGACAATGGAGTTTCTGCCTCTCGTGCACCAAAATCGATTAATTGCATCCAGGCTGAACAAAGATTCAAATTCGATGTCTTGAAGGACAGAAAATGTAAGACTGTGTCAAtaaaggatgaaaaatttagaaataattgtgAGAAAG gCTTACATTCAAAGAAAGATTCTTTCCCGGGAAAAGAAAACTTAGAACCAGCAGTTTCAAGAACCCAGCATAAAAAAAGTCTTCATTTAGTGTTACCGACCTCAAAACTCGATGCACCCAAACCAATACATCAACTCAATGAACACAAATTCGTCAAGCATGTTCCAAGGGGAGAAGTACAATCCatcagtattttgaaaaaagatgtTTCCCCAATCCAACCAAATCCGTATGCTCCCATTAAAACTCTAGTTTCCGGGTATATCACAAAAGTGGCAATTTCCAGACGATCCTTTAAAC GTTCCATAGCTAGTTTAGATGTGGGTGAAGATTATTCTGAAGAATTTTTAGAC GATATGATGAATAACAGCAAAACACAAGAAAAACGTATAGTCCTACCtgacaattttttacaaacttttaatACCAAGCCATTATATAGACAATATGTTGTCAATTGGATGTTAAATGCACAG CAAGTCTTATTTCTTGACGACAATGAATTTTATCTAGCAGTTAATTTGCTGGATCAAGTTTTATCTAGAATATCAGTCCCAAAAAACATGTATCAGCTAGTAAGCCTAGCTTGCTTGTtgatttccaataaatttattggCGCTGACACCCTTGAT atggcaatattgataaaaatatcttcaaatatgTATATCGAACAGCAACTAAGGAATATGGAACAAAAGATATTGAAATTACTTGACTTCCATATACATACCGTAGAACCGTCGTTTTATATTAATGCTTACTTAAAAACTATACTGAACGTCGGACCGACATCT aatgtttatATATCTGTATATTTCATCCTGGATTGCGCAGTCCACGTAAATGAATATTCATCTATACCATGCAGCATCGTCGCAATAGCATGTATAATCATAGCGTTGCAGTGCTTCCACACTGATTTGTCTGAGAGAgccaaaaattatttcgaagaaaatatATCTCCAGAAGAATACCACTTGTGTAGAAATATCAAAAAGCCCATTATTTCTCAACTGCGAAGTTTGAAGGAAGATCAACTGTctttaacaattttcaataaatataagcATTATAAGTGGATTGTTGGTGGAGAAGAccttataaatcaaaaaaaaacatga